A genome region from bacterium SCSIO 12844 includes the following:
- a CDS encoding phosphodiester glycosidase family protein, which translates to MKLRLLVLNFFISIFSFTSVYAATWQLTISPVRKLPKDSGTYQHITVNRYKHFPIDVDMILLKKNHYQARLLSQNWSDAKTLAQVSDEQGAMVAINGGFYREQFKPNGLLMLDGKKYTRFVSNDLLSAIININKQGELAIYAKKAYQHAKLYSAFQAGPLLYDQNKENVVYGNKLRQRSILVIFNNGDIGIFYFSPVSISDVISVLNQVAQKIDQVIKSATNLDGGVASSFVVNFKHNPIIRLESQPVKMVLLFFNQ; encoded by the coding sequence ATGAAACTTAGATTATTGGTTTTAAATTTTTTCATTAGTATTTTTAGTTTTACTAGCGTTTATGCTGCAACTTGGCAACTAACGATTAGTCCAGTGCGTAAGCTGCCAAAAGACAGTGGCACTTATCAACATATTACAGTTAATCGTTACAAACATTTTCCTATTGATGTTGATATGATTTTATTAAAAAAGAATCATTATCAAGCACGTTTATTATCCCAAAACTGGAGTGATGCAAAAACACTTGCTCAAGTCAGTGATGAACAAGGTGCGATGGTTGCAATTAATGGTGGCTTCTATCGTGAACAGTTTAAGCCTAATGGCTTATTAATGCTCGATGGTAAAAAGTATACAAGATTTGTATCTAATGATTTATTATCTGCAATTATCAATATAAATAAACAAGGTGAATTAGCAATTTATGCAAAGAAAGCCTATCAGCATGCTAAGTTATATAGCGCATTTCAAGCAGGTCCTTTATTATATGATCAAAATAAAGAAAATGTAGTTTATGGTAATAAATTGCGTCAAAGAAGCATCTTAGTTATTTTTAATAATGGTGATATTGGCATATTTTATTTTTCACCGGTCAGCATTTCAGATGTGATTAGTGTTTTAAATCAAGTTGCACAAAAAATTGATCAAGTAATTAAAAGTGCAACCAATTTAGATGGCGGTGTTGCTTCATCGTTTGTGGTTAATTTTAAGCATAATCCAATCATCCGCTTGGAATCACAGCCTGTTAAAATGGTTCTGTTATTTTTTAACCAATAA
- the glmU gene encoding bifunctional UDP-N-acetylglucosamine diphosphorylase/glucosamine-1-phosphate N-acetyltransferase GlmU produces MRLFVLILAAGLGKRMKSSKPKVLQNLSNKPLIEHVLETLKKIDVDEIGVIYGHLAEQLKETLTGEPITWIEQKKTQGTGDAVKSALPYLDKNDKVLILYGDVPLISSETLKRFITHVQSDQMGILTAKFNDPTGLGRIIRDENDRVMRIVEEKDATQKEREINEINTGIYYLSADLLHKWLPKLTNDNAQGEYYLTDIVAMAQKDGIEIVTSQPYNHFEVIGVNSRIELANLERIWQRHQAELLMAQGVSLNDPNRIDIRGNVEIGHDTHIDVNVILEGNVQIGKQCIIGANCILKNVELDDYVIIKPNSMLEDAVVKSHAEIGPYARIRPGCMIDESAKIGNFVEIKKGLIGKGSKVNHLSYIGDAILGNDVNIGAGVITCNYDGVNKHQTIIEDNVFVGSDSQLVAPVKLGEGSYIGSGSTITKNTPNGKLTVNRSNRQITLDAWQRPKKENKK; encoded by the coding sequence ATGCGATTATTTGTATTGATTTTAGCAGCAGGCTTAGGTAAGAGAATGAAGTCATCTAAGCCAAAAGTGTTACAAAACTTAAGTAATAAACCATTAATAGAGCATGTACTAGAAACACTTAAAAAAATAGATGTTGATGAAATTGGTGTGATTTACGGCCACTTAGCTGAACAATTAAAAGAAACGTTAACTGGTGAGCCAATAACATGGATTGAGCAAAAAAAAACTCAAGGCACAGGCGATGCGGTTAAGTCAGCTCTACCTTATCTTGATAAGAATGATAAGGTTTTAATTCTTTATGGTGATGTACCATTAATCTCATCAGAGACTTTAAAGCGCTTTATTACCCATGTTCAGTCAGATCAAATGGGTATTTTAACAGCGAAGTTTAATGATCCTACAGGACTTGGGCGTATTATCCGAGATGAAAATGATCGTGTTATGCGTATTGTAGAAGAAAAAGATGCAACCCAAAAAGAGCGAGAGATAAATGAAATTAATACAGGCATATATTATTTAAGTGCTGATTTATTACACAAGTGGCTGCCAAAGCTTACTAATGACAATGCGCAAGGTGAATATTATTTAACAGATATTGTGGCAATGGCACAAAAAGATGGCATTGAGATTGTGACTAGTCAGCCTTACAATCACTTTGAAGTTATCGGTGTTAATAGTCGAATTGAACTAGCAAATTTAGAGCGTATTTGGCAGAGGCATCAAGCAGAACTATTAATGGCTCAAGGTGTGAGCTTAAATGATCCAAATCGCATTGATATTCGAGGCAATGTAGAGATTGGTCATGATACACATATTGATGTTAATGTTATACTAGAAGGTAATGTTCAAATTGGTAAGCAATGTATCATTGGTGCAAATTGTATTTTAAAAAATGTTGAATTAGATGACTATGTGATTATCAAACCCAACTCGATGCTTGAAGATGCAGTGGTGAAATCACATGCAGAGATTGGCCCATATGCAAGAATTCGACCAGGTTGTATGATTGATGAATCGGCAAAAATTGGTAATTTTGTTGAAATCAAAAAAGGCTTAATCGGTAAAGGTTCTAAAGTTAATCATTTAAGTTATATTGGTGATGCAATATTAGGTAATGATGTCAATATTGGTGCAGGTGTTATTACGTGTAACTATGATGGGGTTAATAAGCATCAAACAATTATTGAAGATAATGTATTTGTTGGCTCTGACTCACAATTGGTTGCGCCTGTGAAATTAGGTGAAGGCTCTTATATTGGTTCAGGCTCAACGATTACAAAAAATACGCCAAATGGCAAATTAACGGTTAATCGTTCAAATCGTCAAATTACCTTAGATGCTTGGCAAAGACCTAAAAAAGAAAATAAAAAATAA
- a CDS encoding L-serine ammonia-lyase, with product MYSIGIGPSSSHTIGPMRAAKRFLDSNQKQIDLCDRVVIDLYGSLALTGKGHCTDIAVILGLLGETPEEIDAATVNEKIESVRTEETLKLNTSKAIQFIETRDLIFHFDQALPEHANGVKFSFYQGDKLLSEGTYFSIGGGFVLDENEIKEQAKEGEPVAAENDMPYPFDTARELLAHCDKQQLSIAEVMLENEKQTFSEAEITHKLLEIWYVMADSIERGLVTEGKLPGKLRVTRRAAKLNEKLTRAKTSFTDLNWLNTYAIAVNEENAAGSKVVTAPTNGAAGVIPAVLYYHLKSTDLSEAEKEKNIVEYMLTAGAIGILFKKGASISAAEVGCQGEVGVATSMAAAGLCAILGGTSAQIENAAEMGMEHNLGLTCDPIGGLVQIPCIERNAMGASQAVNTAKLSLLETGEHNVHLDDVIKSMKQTGQDMSTKYKETSLAGLAIAVNLSQC from the coding sequence ATGTATTCGATTGGTATTGGTCCTTCCAGTTCACACACGATTGGGCCGATGAGAGCAGCTAAACGTTTTCTTGATAGCAATCAAAAGCAAATAGATCTTTGTGATCGTGTGGTTATTGATTTATATGGTTCATTAGCGTTAACAGGTAAAGGACACTGTACTGATATCGCAGTTATTTTAGGTTTATTAGGAGAAACACCAGAAGAAATAGACGCAGCAACGGTTAATGAAAAAATTGAATCTGTCCGTACAGAAGAAACACTTAAATTAAATACTAGTAAAGCAATTCAATTTATTGAGACTAGAGATTTGATTTTTCATTTTGATCAAGCGCTACCTGAGCATGCAAATGGCGTTAAGTTTTCTTTTTATCAAGGTGATAAGCTTTTATCAGAAGGCACTTATTTTTCAATTGGTGGTGGCTTTGTTCTTGATGAGAATGAAATTAAAGAGCAGGCTAAAGAAGGTGAACCTGTAGCTGCTGAAAATGATATGCCATATCCATTTGATACAGCAAGAGAGTTATTAGCGCATTGTGATAAACAACAATTATCAATTGCTGAAGTTATGCTTGAGAATGAAAAACAAACTTTTTCAGAAGCAGAGATAACACATAAGTTATTAGAAATATGGTATGTGATGGCCGATTCAATAGAACGAGGCTTAGTAACTGAAGGAAAATTACCTGGTAAATTAAGGGTTACAAGACGTGCAGCTAAATTAAATGAAAAATTAACTCGAGCGAAAACATCATTTACTGATTTGAATTGGTTAAATACTTATGCAATTGCAGTTAATGAAGAAAATGCAGCAGGTAGTAAGGTAGTTACAGCGCCTACCAATGGTGCAGCAGGTGTGATTCCAGCTGTATTATATTATCATTTAAAATCAACAGATTTATCAGAAGCAGAAAAAGAAAAAAATATTGTTGAATATATGCTTACAGCTGGTGCTATTGGTATTTTATTTAAAAAAGGTGCGTCAATTTCAGCGGCAGAAGTAGGTTGTCAAGGAGAAGTTGGTGTTGCAACTTCGATGGCTGCTGCAGGGCTTTGTGCAATTTTAGGTGGTACCAGTGCGCAAATTGAAAATGCAGCAGAAATGGGGATGGAGCATAATTTAGGTCTCACTTGTGATCCAATTGGTGGTTTGGTACAAATTCCATGTATTGAAAGAAATGCAATGGGTGCTTCCCAAGCAGTTAATACGGCTAAATTATCATTATTAGAAACAGGTGAACATAACGTCCATTTAGATGATGTGATTAAATCAATGAAGCAAACTGGTCAAGATATGTCAACCAAATATAAAGAAACATCATTAGCTGGCCTTGCGATTGCTGTGAATTTATCCCAATGCTAA
- the purC gene encoding phosphoribosylaminoimidazolesuccinocarboxamide synthase, whose product MEKQALLYQGKAKNIYQTNQKDCYIMHYRDDATAFNGVKSATLKDKGKVNNAFNAFIMTELEKNGIKTHFVEKLSDNESVVKSLEMIPVECVVRNIASGGIVKRLGLENGFRFESPVFEFFYKDDALGDPMINESHILMMNLATEAEIEKMKLLTFKVNQILKALFNDAGIELVDYKLEFGRFGGELLLGDEFTPDGCRLWDKQTHEIMDKDRFRQDLGDVIEAYKEVSSRLGIEVE is encoded by the coding sequence ATGGAAAAACAAGCACTACTATACCAAGGTAAAGCAAAAAATATTTATCAAACGAATCAAAAAGATTGTTATATTATGCATTATCGTGATGATGCGACTGCTTTTAATGGTGTTAAATCGGCAACATTAAAAGATAAGGGTAAAGTTAATAATGCGTTTAATGCATTTATTATGACTGAACTTGAAAAAAACGGTATTAAAACACATTTTGTTGAAAAGCTATCAGATAATGAATCAGTTGTGAAGTCACTTGAAATGATTCCAGTTGAGTGTGTTGTTAGAAATATTGCTTCAGGGGGAATTGTTAAACGTTTAGGTTTAGAAAATGGTTTTCGCTTTGAAAGTCCTGTGTTTGAGTTTTTTTATAAAGACGATGCATTGGGTGATCCTATGATCAATGAATCTCATATTCTGATGATGAATTTAGCAACAGAAGCTGAAATAGAGAAAATGAAGTTATTAACATTTAAAGTTAATCAGATTTTAAAAGCTTTGTTTAATGATGCAGGTATAGAGCTTGTCGATTATAAGCTTGAATTTGGTCGCTTTGGTGGTGAACTATTATTAGGTGATGAATTTACACCTGATGGTTGTCGCCTGTGGGATAAACAAACACATGAAATCATGGATAAAGACCGTTTTAGACAAGATTTAGGTGATGTTATTGAAGCATATAAAGAAGTATCTAGTCGCTTAGGTATTGAAGTTGAATGA
- the rnhA gene encoding ribonuclease HI has translation MFKKANVIIYTDGACKGNPGIGGWGALLKYKDTTKKIYGGEKNTTNNQMELTAAIEALKCLKRSAVVDLYTDSTYVKNGILQWIHSWKKNNWKTSQKKPVKNKELWIELDRQLERHQVTWHWVKGHAGIEGNEIADQLANLGVDSVNK, from the coding sequence ATGTTTAAAAAAGCAAATGTCATTATTTATACTGATGGTGCTTGTAAAGGTAATCCTGGTATCGGTGGCTGGGGGGCATTATTAAAGTATAAAGATACAACTAAGAAGATATATGGGGGAGAAAAAAATACAACCAATAATCAGATGGAGTTAACGGCTGCTATTGAAGCACTGAAGTGTTTGAAACGTTCAGCAGTTGTTGATCTTTATACGGATTCTACTTATGTTAAAAATGGAATTTTACAATGGATTCATAGTTGGAAGAAAAATAATTGGAAGACATCACAAAAAAAGCCAGTTAAAAATAAGGAGCTTTGGATAGAGCTTGATCGCCAACTTGAAAGACATCAAGTTACTTGGCATTGGGTTAAAGGACATGCGGGTATTGAAGGTAATGAGATTGCTGATCAACTAGCCAATTTAGGTGTTGATTCAGTCAATAAGTAA
- the psd gene encoding phosphatidylserine decarboxylase (Phosphatidylserine decarboxylase is synthesized as a single chain precursor. Generation of the pyruvoyl active site from a Ser is coupled to cleavage of a Gly-Ser bond between the larger (beta) and smaller (alpha chains). It is an integral membrane protein.), with the protein MLKEKLFISLQYIMPQHLLSRIVGKLASSKSKKIKNFLIKLFIKQYDVNLQEALSAEIDDYLSFNDFFTRQLKPQSRTIAAQHDQVISPADGTISQLGKINHSQIIQAKGKSFSILDLLGGETHYHQQLKSGSFITVYLSPKDYHRVHMPYPGKLISMTYVPGKLFSVNNTTARYIDGLFSRNERVVLFFETDIGIMPVIFVGAFFVASIYLNFHGTVTPNKIGKVQHWEYKDQNLSFNKGDELGYFQFGSTVITCFEEDKIEFAPEFKSQVKIQMGQMIASTKPA; encoded by the coding sequence ATGTTAAAAGAGAAACTGTTTATTAGCTTGCAATACATTATGCCACAGCATTTATTGTCACGGATTGTTGGTAAACTTGCATCTTCTAAATCTAAAAAAATCAAAAACTTTTTAATTAAATTATTTATAAAACAATATGATGTAAATCTACAAGAAGCATTAAGCGCTGAGATAGATGATTATTTATCTTTTAATGATTTTTTTACGCGTCAATTAAAACCTCAATCACGCACTATCGCAGCGCAGCATGACCAGGTCATATCGCCTGCTGATGGCACCATTAGCCAACTGGGTAAAATAAATCACAGTCAAATTATACAAGCTAAAGGCAAATCATTTTCCATTTTAGACCTATTAGGTGGTGAAACACATTACCATCAGCAATTAAAATCAGGCTCTTTTATCACCGTCTATTTATCACCTAAGGATTATCACCGTGTTCATATGCCTTATCCAGGTAAATTAATTTCAATGACTTATGTTCCTGGAAAATTATTTTCAGTTAATAATACAACTGCCCGTTATATTGATGGATTATTTAGCCGAAACGAGCGTGTAGTATTATTTTTTGAGACCGATATTGGTATCATGCCTGTCATCTTTGTAGGTGCTTTTTTTGTTGCCAGTATCTATCTTAATTTTCACGGTACTGTCACCCCCAATAAAATTGGTAAAGTACAGCACTGGGAGTATAAAGATCAAAATTTAAGCTTTAATAAAGGCGATGAATTAGGTTACTTTCAGTTTGGCTCGACAGTAATTACTTGTTTTGAAGAAGACAAAATTGAATTTGCGCCAGAATTTAAAAGCCAAGTTAAAATACAAATGGGGCAAATGATTGCCTCAACTAAACCTGCATAA
- a CDS encoding ROK family protein, giving the protein MTYMAGIEAGGTKFICAVGDSEGKIFKKIRIDTTTPEETISEVVTFFKSQNNQYPIKAIGCGAFGPIDPNKKSTTYGCITSTPKPNWQNFNIVDALSESLQLPVGFDTDVNAAALGEYYWGSARGLSDFIYLTVGTGIGGGAMINGKLLHGAMHAEMGHILIPQDKAKDPFDGICPYHNNCLEGLASGPALKSRWQVDSALKLANDHPAWETEAEYLAIALCNYIMTLSPQRIILGGGVMKQRHLFPLIRQKVKQKLNGYIVNEMVNHLDESIVPVSLGDNTGVMGALALAKRAHLEYEMHEIN; this is encoded by the coding sequence ATGACATATATGGCAGGCATTGAAGCTGGTGGCACTAAATTTATTTGTGCTGTGGGAGACTCAGAAGGTAAAATTTTTAAAAAGATTCGTATTGATACAACAACACCAGAAGAAACTATCTCTGAAGTTGTTACCTTTTTTAAATCACAAAATAATCAATACCCTATTAAAGCAATTGGTTGCGGTGCATTTGGCCCGATTGATCCGAATAAAAAATCGACAACCTATGGTTGTATTACAAGTACGCCAAAGCCAAACTGGCAGAATTTTAATATTGTTGATGCACTGTCTGAAAGTTTACAACTACCTGTTGGTTTTGATACTGATGTGAATGCTGCAGCACTTGGTGAATATTACTGGGGCTCTGCACGAGGATTAAGTGATTTTATCTATTTAACCGTTGGTACCGGCATTGGTGGTGGTGCAATGATTAATGGCAAGTTACTACATGGTGCAATGCATGCTGAAATGGGCCATATTTTAATTCCACAAGATAAAGCTAAAGATCCATTTGATGGCATTTGCCCTTATCACAATAACTGCTTAGAAGGTCTTGCATCAGGCCCTGCATTAAAATCACGTTGGCAGGTTGATTCTGCACTAAAGCTTGCAAATGATCATCCAGCTTGGGAGACTGAAGCAGAGTACTTAGCAATTGCACTGTGTAACTATATTATGACTTTATCACCTCAGCGCATTATCCTAGGCGGTGGTGTGATGAAACAGCGCCATTTATTTCCATTAATACGCCAAAAAGTAAAACAAAAACTAAACGGTTATATTGTTAATGAAATGGTTAATCATTTAGATGAAAGCATTGTCCCTGTAAGCCTTGGCGATAATACTGGCGTTATGGGGGCACTTGCATTAGCAAAGCGTGCGCACCTAGAATATGAAATGCATGAAATCAATTAA
- a CDS encoding phosphomannose isomerase type II C-terminal cupin domain has translation MNDINEIGKTYHRPWGTYQTLALANGYQVKTITVNPGGILSLQKHFKRAEHWVVVKGNPTFTIGDDKKTYQVNDHVYIQKEQIHRMENHTDTPCEIIEVQIGHYLGEDDIVRIEDVYNR, from the coding sequence ATGAATGATATCAATGAAATTGGTAAAACCTACCATCGCCCTTGGGGTACTTATCAAACCCTAGCATTAGCCAACGGCTATCAAGTTAAAACAATTACAGTTAATCCAGGTGGTATCTTATCTTTACAAAAGCATTTTAAAAGAGCTGAGCATTGGGTTGTTGTCAAAGGTAACCCAACTTTTACCATCGGAGATGATAAAAAAACCTATCAAGTTAATGACCATGTTTATATTCAAAAAGAGCAAATTCACCGCATGGAAAACCATACAGATACGCCTTGTGAAATTATTGAAGTACAAATTGGTCATTATTTAGGTGAAGATGATATTGTTAGAATTGAAGATGTTTATAACCGTTAA
- a CDS encoding FAD-binding protein, translating into MILDQSHQVIDVANSTKIEINSIQQAQSQIERSMTWTNWSGNLQYKPTSEDGQYYFLPTSENELKLIINQVAQSQGSIKLRVSGQRHSATPLIVNSNANNPDINTQHGHQWTIDLACYNDLGDSGVQDIIIDQDNLTATVNAGVTEDELDAYLTAHNLMLSTVTAGGFFSIGGMVAVDVHGASVDSPILANTVISYTVMNDKGEKVTYDANSPEFKGYKPLQFHRVSLGTLGIITSVTFKVQPRPYKNTLVPSQAYYTINAKDDFIEIYKKLLFSKGYHSVESFYNPYATYYNVLTLRWSIDSNPNNPILNNPVPEKVETACEIAQKRQWGAPLLNPLAETFVQNTGQSIQNNGTELTGNTAISGAMAEIYDQMNDTIEENKSMWLTQATRASFMSYFIPLPDNQDHGLDVAWDALQVITKRLKEHHDFTMIIPPEFRFVRGSDALLAGTYSDNPDQLFISIEVLAMTKKTDAMNFPKNILNFFANVEYQWVQLGGVPHQGKMYGFYDPSTADVQTNIKGTAPFNPAYISSLNQRRSKRLKVFSDYRKMIDPSGIFSNAYTDSITNI; encoded by the coding sequence GTGATTTTAGACCAGAGTCATCAAGTAATTGATGTTGCCAATAGTACAAAAATTGAAATCAATAGCATTCAGCAAGCACAATCTCAGATTGAGCGTAGCATGACATGGACTAACTGGAGTGGTAATCTTCAATATAAGCCAACTTCAGAAGATGGGCAGTATTATTTTTTACCAACCAGTGAAAATGAGCTGAAATTGATTATTAATCAAGTGGCTCAATCACAAGGTAGCATTAAATTACGTGTATCAGGACAACGTCATTCAGCAACGCCGTTAATTGTTAATAGCAATGCAAATAACCCAGATATTAATACACAACATGGTCATCAATGGACGATTGATTTAGCGTGCTATAATGATTTAGGTGATAGTGGTGTACAAGATATTATCATTGATCAAGATAATCTAACAGCCACTGTTAATGCTGGGGTTACAGAAGATGAATTAGATGCTTATTTGACTGCACATAATTTAATGTTAAGCACAGTAACTGCTGGCGGCTTTTTTAGTATTGGCGGTATGGTAGCTGTTGATGTGCATGGTGCATCAGTCGATAGCCCAATTCTTGCAAATACCGTTATCTCTTATACTGTCATGAATGATAAAGGTGAAAAAGTTACTTATGATGCAAATTCACCAGAATTTAAAGGCTATAAACCACTTCAGTTTCATCGTGTCTCTTTAGGTACATTAGGTATTATTACTTCAGTAACTTTTAAAGTACAGCCACGCCCCTATAAAAATACACTAGTACCTTCTCAAGCTTATTATACAATTAACGCTAAAGATGATTTTATTGAGATATATAAAAAATTACTATTTTCAAAAGGTTATCATAGTGTAGAATCTTTCTATAACCCTTATGCAACTTACTATAATGTATTGACATTGCGTTGGAGTATTGATTCAAACCCTAATAATCCTATTTTAAATAACCCAGTTCCTGAAAAAGTAGAAACAGCTTGTGAGATTGCACAAAAAAGACAGTGGGGTGCTCCACTTTTAAATCCATTAGCTGAAACATTTGTTCAAAATACAGGGCAAAGTATCCAAAATAATGGCACAGAGTTAACCGGTAATACTGCTATAAGTGGTGCGATGGCAGAAATTTATGACCAGATGAATGATACGATTGAAGAAAATAAGTCAATGTGGCTAACACAAGCAACAAGAGCTTCATTTATGTCTTATTTTATTCCTTTGCCTGATAATCAAGATCATGGTTTGGATGTTGCCTGGGATGCTTTACAGGTAATTACTAAACGCTTAAAAGAACATCATGATTTTACCATGATTATTCCACCAGAATTTCGATTTGTCAGAGGCAGTGATGCCTTACTTGCAGGTACTTATTCAGATAATCCTGATCAATTATTTATCTCAATTGAGGTTTTAGCAATGACAAAGAAAACTGATGCAATGAATTTTCCTAAAAATATATTAAACTTTTTTGCCAATGTTGAGTATCAGTGGGTGCAATTAGGTGGCGTTCCTCATCAAGGTAAGATGTATGGCTTCTATGATCCATCAACAGCAGATGTTCAAACTAATATTAAAGGCACAGCACCATTTAATCCAGCCTATATCAGTTCATTGAATCAGCGTAGAAGTAAGCGCTTAAAAGTGTTTTCAGATTATAGAAAGATGATTGATCCAAGTGGTATTTTCTCAAATGCTTATACGGATTCAATTACAAATATTTAA
- the aroA gene encoding 3-phosphoshikimate 1-carboxyvinyltransferase: protein MKEIILPVSQPVEGTVTLPGSKSMVNRSLIVAALADGESEISNMLFSDDTIACLKALEALNVKLQIDRNNQKVLITGCHGHFNVTDAHVYFHESGTLTRFLLPVCAAMNQAGFHFSASKRMSERPIRNLLEVLIAQGCQIDFEKQDYQMPFYMTANGLIGGDIFIESNESSQFLSGLLMAAPLAKADVSINTYAHKRLTYVDMTVKMMQKFGIDVTVNHDDDSYQIKAHQQYQAQNYTIEPDISTASYFAAMAAITNGKVTLSNIDEDTLQGDIQFLNVLEQMGCHIEYHSQGVTVTGTEKLKGIEVNMATFSDTFMTLAAIASFAETKTTITGIAHTRLQESDRISAISSELTILGAKVETTNDSITIYPAELHGGVVSGCNDHRVAMSLSLVGLKVDGVEIEGSQCVAKTCPDYFQRLKALTKR from the coding sequence ATGAAGGAAATAATTTTACCAGTTTCCCAACCAGTTGAAGGTACGGTAACACTTCCTGGTTCTAAGAGTATGGTCAATCGCTCTTTAATTGTTGCTGCATTAGCTGATGGTGAATCAGAAATTTCTAATATGCTATTTAGTGATGATACAATCGCGTGTCTAAAAGCACTTGAAGCATTAAATGTAAAATTGCAAATAGATAGAAATAACCAGAAAGTATTAATTACAGGTTGTCATGGTCATTTTAATGTTACAGATGCGCATGTATATTTTCATGAGTCAGGTACATTGACACGTTTTTTATTGCCTGTATGTGCAGCAATGAATCAAGCAGGATTTCATTTTTCTGCCTCAAAACGAATGTCAGAGCGACCAATTCGTAATTTGCTAGAAGTGCTAATTGCCCAAGGTTGTCAAATTGACTTCGAAAAACAAGATTATCAAATGCCTTTTTATATGACTGCCAATGGTCTTATTGGTGGTGATATTTTTATTGAAAGTAATGAAAGCTCCCAGTTTTTATCAGGACTTTTAATGGCAGCACCATTAGCAAAAGCTGATGTTTCAATTAATACGTATGCCCATAAACGTTTAACTTATGTCGATATGACAGTAAAAATGATGCAGAAGTTTGGTATTGATGTGACAGTCAATCATGATGATGATAGTTATCAAATAAAAGCACATCAGCAATATCAAGCACAAAATTATACCATTGAACCTGATATCTCAACTGCATCTTATTTCGCTGCAATGGCTGCGATTACGAATGGTAAAGTGACACTTTCTAATATTGATGAAGATACGTTGCAAGGTGATATCCAGTTTTTAAATGTCCTAGAGCAAATGGGATGTCATATCGAGTATCATAGCCAAGGTGTTACAGTAACAGGCACTGAAAAACTTAAGGGTATTGAAGTGAATATGGCGACATTTTCAGATACATTTATGACTTTAGCTGCCATTGCATCATTTGCTGAAACTAAAACTACAATTACAGGTATTGCACATACTCGTCTTCAAGAGTCAGATAGAATTTCAGCAATATCATCTGAGTTAACAATATTAGGTGCTAAAGTGGAAACAACTAATGATAGTATTACAATATATCCAGCAGAGCTCCATGGTGGTGTTGTATCAGGCTGTAATGACCATCGTGTGGCGATGTCTTTAAGCTTAGTTGGGTTAAAAGTTGATGGCGTAGAAATAGAAGGCAGTCAATGTGTTGCTAAAACATGCCCCGACTATTTCCAAAGATTAAAAGCATTAACTAAAAGATAG